The Prionailurus bengalensis isolate Pbe53 chromosome F2, Fcat_Pben_1.1_paternal_pri, whole genome shotgun sequence genomic interval gcacagaaatcggttgaatttctatacaccaataatgaagcagcagaaagagaaatcaaggaattgatcccatttacaattgcaccagaaagcataaaatacttaggaataaacctacccaaagaggtgaaaaatctatacactgaaaactatagaaagcttgtgagagaaattgaaaaagacataaaaaatggaaaaacattccatgctcatagattggaagaagaaatattattaaaatgtcgacactacccaaagcaatctacatattcatgcaatccctatcaagataacagcagcattcttcacggagctagaacaaacaatcctaagatttgtatggaaccacaaaagaccccgaatagccaaagcaatcttgaaaaagaaaaccaaagctggaggcatcacaatcccggacttcaagctgtactacaaagctgtcatcatcaagacagtatggtaccggcacaagaacagacactcagatcaatggaacagaatagagaaccccgagatggacccacaaacgtacggccaactaatctttgacaaagcaggaaagaatatccgatggaataaagacagtctcttcggcaagtggtgctggggaaactggacagcgacacgcggaagaatgaacctggaccactttcttacaccatccacaaaaataacctcaacatggatgaaaggcctaaacgtaagacaggaagccgtcaaaatcctcgaggagaaaggaggcaaaaacctctttgacctcggccgcagcaacttcttactcaacagcAGCAGAGGAGAGGGTCTCTATCtaaggcagcctgacctagaatgaggcagagcattcctaagctcactcttgtctggaaaagcaaaggactgcgcacaggtgctttgaagtgacgaAAAATACACTAGTTCCAGTGACGGGCACCTTCCGGCATTCTGAAAAACCACTGATTTCTGTcaaacactgcagcctgagaccgagcatccaagcatgggcCACAattgcacagagagagagagagagagagagagagagagagagagagagagaaccattggctcggttatgatcatgtgacattcagcgtcacatactacttgtattgcaagacattgttCGTTTGTCAAGTTCAAATTCATTAGAGACgtttgcttgtcttgcggaaTGCTTGCAGAACAAGTTCCTTGCAACCCAAGGTTTTACGTACTTTAACCTTGTTCTGGCATCTGCTTTGGAGGCTCTGAACAAATACACCAAACCACACACGGCCTTGGCCTGACCCTGCCTGGCCCTAGAAATGCTCTAAAGAGAgaccccacctccttcctgcctgAGCTCCCAAACtcgcttttttttccttttaatttttttacttgaatgtttattcattttgagaaagagacagagcgtaagacagggaggggcagagagagagggagacatagaatccgaagcaggctccaggctctgagctgtcagcacagagcccgatgtggggctcgaacccacaaacagcgagaccatgacccgagccgaagtcagatgctcaaccaactgagccacccaggcacccctcaaacttGCTCTTTGACTCAAGGTAAGCCCTGAGTCACAAGCCTGGACCCTGAACCTGGCTGACCCTCATTCCTGGCTACACGCTGCCTTATCTATAACCCCAGCCTGAGCGCAATGTTGGACCAGGCCACGGTCATCAGAACTTCATCCTTGGCTCAGACCCAGCCTCCAGAAAGACGCCAGGCTCTTTAAATCcacctgtatttattttaaacactttccGTAGTGGGTGGACAGGACCCCAAGGGGTCTCCAGTCTGGGAGGACTGCTCCCAGCCCCTCCAAAAGGCTGTGCGAGCCAAGGCCTCTCTGAAGTGGCTAGGTGGAGGGCCTTGAACGGCCCAGAGAGGCTCAGTCACAACAGAGGGGCTGTTTCTCTGCATGTTCGGTCACGCTCTCCTCATTCGAGCCCACACAGGGCACGGGGGAACGTCTTGAGGGCTCGGTCTAGTGGGGTGCAGATGTCGGCACCCCACACCTGAGCCCACAGGTATCATCCCAAGCCTGTGGTGTCCCTGGGGCGGTCAGGAGAACCTCCTGGAGAAGGTTCAGGTGAGGTCTGGCAGGCTAGCAGGGGTGAGGGTGTGAGGGTGTGGGGATGTGGGGACAGGCTGGTGATGAGTGGACACATGATGGAGGATGATGGGCTGCCGGGCAGGGGTGCCAAGGAAGGCAGGGGAGCCCGAGCCAGGCTGTGCGCAGAGACAGAGACCCGGAGAGCAGGCAGCCTGCCAGGGCACCAGCTCCCCGGGCTGGGCTAGTTTCACAGTGTCCCCAACCAGACCCCAGCTCGGGAGCCCAGGCTGAGGTTGGCAGAGGTGGGGGCACACTCCTGGGCGCTTGGAGAGCAACAGGTCTGGCCTGAGTGGGGACGGATTCACCCAAGCTGAAACAGTACTCAGGACAGGAGGCGTCTCCATCCCAGCTCACGTGGCCGTCGTGGCCCTGGGCCTGGAGGATTTGCgtgcaggagagggggagggggctcgcTCACAGCATCTGGAACCgggcccaggggcccctggagcgGAGCCTCTTCCCCGGatcgctccccccaccccccacccaggatGAACCACAGAGCAGTGCGGTGCCTGCCTCAGACCCAGGTACCCTGCGGGCTGGCTTGGGGTCAGGCACAGCCGGATCCCAAGCAGCCCCAGCGGCCCACGACGCTCCGGGGCTGGAATGGACTGCTCGCGTAGACTGGCGGGGGTCGGTGGGGACCCGCGCGGCGCCAGAGGCCCAGGCGGAGGAGACGCGGGAGGCGCGGCCCCGGCTGTGCGCGGGCCAGCAGCGCCACCTGTTGGGCGGACACTTGAGCCGCGGCGACGACGGCTGGCTCTGGATCATTCTGCAGCTGCCCCAGGTCTGCAGGGACAGGGCGGCTCGGGCAGGGTTGCAAGACTCTCAGAACCGCTAAGTACCCCAGACTCCTGGCCCTCCACCCATCCATTCCCACCCACTCCGTCCTAGCACCCACAGCCTCTCTAGGACCCCAACCCTGGCCAGCGAGCTGGGTCCTTACCCTGGAACAGGGAGTCCAGCAGGTCCTGGTTGACCCGGCTGGGGCTTGTGTGATGGACGAGGAAGCCTGGACCAAGGCAAACCAGTGAGTGCCGGCCCCAGGCCCCACCAGGGAGGGGCCGGTCCAGCTCCCAGAACTCGGAGTTCAAGAGACTGTGTGACTCCAGTCCTGCCTCACCTAGGAGCACAGCAGCTGCCCAGCGCAAGGGGTCCTGCGGGCTCCGCAGGTAGCCCTGGGTCTGGCTCAGGAAGCTGGGGATGTGACTCGGGTACTGCTGAACCTGGGGACAGACAGGCTTATGGCTGTATGGAAGGGCCAATCCCATATGGAGAGAAGGTGGCAAAGGTGAGCCCAGGAGACGGGGCCCCCTGGCGAACCCCCAAGGCACGGCATCAGGGCCTGAGGTCTTAGACCTGCCACCACCTTGGCTGGGAGAGTGGCCCTGGGGTACACGGGACCGAGTGGGTGCTCCCCCTACTGACCAGGCAGTGGCAGATGCGGCTTAGGGCCTCAGGGCTGTCGTAGTGGGCCACGGTGACCATCTCCTCCAGCAGGCCCCAACGGAGGGCGTGATCACAGCGGGCCAGGGTCCACTCTGAACTCTAGGACGGGCGAAGGGAGCAGGGGTAGGGGTCAGGGAGAGGCAAGAGGTGGCTGGGGTGTAGCCAGGACGAGGGGTGGAGGAGCCCAGGGCAGGTGGTCCAGGAAAGACCAGGAAGCTAGGAGCCCTTGACACCTGCACCTGACCTCCTTGTAGAACTCTTTGGAGTTGCGCAGGGTGGGGATGCAGAAGGCTGGATGGGGACAGCAGCGGGACAGTCTTGGGGGGCAGCTGACCTCAGCGGCGTCCCTGCTGGGATCTTGCAGGCGCAAGAGCAGCGGCACGAGGCTCTGCAGCACCAGCTTCCGCAGGGGGCCGCGGAGCCCCAGCTGgagcccgccccggccccgccgcaCCAGCGTCCCGAGAAGTCCAACAGCCGAGGCGCGGACCGAGTCCCGGGCCTGCGTGGGAGGAAGCGGTCAGGGCACACCGGGAACCCAGGTCCAGGGAGAAGGGCGGTCTGGCGGGGGGTCTGGAGAGGCCTGAGGCCGGGCGGGCtggaggggcggggaggcagcCTGGCGGGGCGGGGCTTACGTCGTCCAGCAGCGGCGGAAGGCGCGGCCCCAGCTCGGCGCTCAGCAGCCGCACGGGCGCCCGAGGCCGCAGCAGGAGCCGCCGCAGCGCGCCCAGCGCGGCGTCCACGAGCCGCGCGTCGCCCTCGCCCAGCGCGCCCAGTAGCGCGGGCAGCAGCTTGCTCACGTGTCGCacctgcgggggagggggggggggttcgtgGGCGGCCCCTCGCAGGccccgcccaggccccgcccgGGGCCCCGGCCTTCACCTTCCCGCGGCTCAGCGCCAGGTGGCCTAGGCCGAGCAGGCCCAGCCAGCGCACGGTGGGCTCGGGGTCGCCCTGCCAGGCGCGGAGCCGCTCCAGGATGACCTCTTCCCGCAGAAGCCCTGCCGTGGGCCGACTCTGCAGCAGCTGAGCGGGGACGCGGAGTCAGTATGCTCGAGGTCCCCAGGCACCGCCCGGAGGCCGGGTCTACGGTCACCCCTCACCGCCCGTGTGGACGCAGGCTCACCCCGGTGAAGAAGGCCATAGCCGTGAGGCGCCGCGTGTCGTCGGCGCTGCGCAGCCGGGGCAACAAGTTCCCGAACAGGCCTCGCAGGTGGTGGTCCGCGTGGGCCACCATGGCACTGGGAATGGGGCGGAAACGGGCGTTCTCCCTCCTCTGGGCGCCTCACCCCGGGAGACGTCTCCGCCCgacccccctcctgcccctgcctcttccccccccccaccccctccccagcacctggccaGCAGCAGGACGCCTTCGAGGTGGGTGTGGGCTCCCACCAgcctcctccagcctccagcctgttCCATGCACGTGACCACCATGCGGCCGCCGTCCCCGGTGAGCAAGGCCTTCAGGGCCTCCACAGCGCAGCTGGAGGTGGGGGCAAGCagcgaggggggcggggggtgagggcCGGGAGGGCACCCGGCCCAGGCCTCACTCCGCTCTGGTGTGTGCCCTCACCTGGCGTGGCTGTGTGGCGGCCCTCGGTGCGATGGGGTCCAAGCTTTGGGGGTGTCAGGGGAGGACGCGCGCCGCGCCAGCTGGTGCAGCTGTGTGACCAGCACGAGCAGGAGGTGTGGGTAGAAGCCCCGAGTGGCGCCTACGCAGCCGGACACAGCCAGCATCTCCCCAAGGGCACGAGTGGCCTGCGCAACAAGCAGCCCATCTCAGGCTCTGGTGCAGGGAGCAGGGACCAGGCCAAGCGGCTGATGCTTGAGGCACATCATGCATGCGCTGGGCGCCCCCCGGGGCCCCAAGGGAGTCACCTACCGCCAGTGCCTCTGGCTCGGGCCCGGCTCCACCCTTCAGTGCCCACAGCAGCTGTACCAGCACCTGCCCATTCACGcgctggtttcggctcaggctgCGCCACAGCTCAGCAGCCACCCTGCGGGTGCGGAGCGCCCAAGACTCGGTCTGATGTGGGGGGTCCCCGGGGCCGGGCGGGAGGTGGCCACTGGGACTCCCGCGTGGGAGAGTAGGTAAACCCCCGCCCCCTCGACACTCCACCCCCAAATCCCAGAGAAGCAAGATAACCAGCATCAGTGCAGAAATAACCTGCAACCTTAACTGCCTGGCAGGGACCGTTCAGAACCTGGTCGGGCCAGCAACCCCGAAACAGACCCGATAGTGGAGACGATCACTGTGGAGAGTAAAACCAGAGAGAACTTCTCCTGGGGCAGGGTAACCACACAGCCAGGGGCTCCAGGCTTGCTGACCCCACCTTGGAGCTTACACCCAGGCTGGGCTCCCAGTGTGACCCGGAGGGAGAAGGCAGGCCCCCGAggtttggcgggggggggagcggggggggggcgcaggtGGAGGGTGGGAGTCACACAGAGGGAATTGAGGTCCTCTCCACAGCCTGCCCCTCCAGGACGAGACTGCTGCCAAtttggaagagggaaggaagctgCGTGGTGCCTCGGGACGCGGGGCTGGCCTGGGCCAGGCGGCTTACCGGTCCGGGGGCAGCGAGCTGGGCAACAGCGCACACACCACCTCCTGAGCATGCTCCAGGGCCAGCGCACTCAGTACCCGGAGGGCCGCCTGCCGGGGCCTCCCCTCGGCCAGGCTGGGCACCTGTGCCAGCAGCCCGCGCACCAGGGCATACACCTGGCGTGAGGGAGCCCACGTCAGTGGGAGACTTTCTGGACCCCCCTGGGCAGGTGCCACCCGAAGGGAGCGAGCTTGGCAGGCTGCTCACTGGGATCCCCCAACCTGGGGACTCCACggcaggagctgggggcagggagggggtgctggcTCACCTGCTCCTCCAGACGCTCCCCCCGGGCCTCCAGGGCTGAGGACAGTGTGAGGGCTGTTGCCTGGGTCCCCGCAAAGCCAGCCTCTTCCA includes:
- the MROH6 gene encoding maestro heat-like repeat-containing protein family member 6 isoform X1, coding for MAWGVWGRARGGPVGALTLTALAEEIRANQGQPPGPSAIDPQPESELEPEAEPTGVTAIPTARPVPCSLPKVQEPAPKGLYQDPPNSWEEGALADLALYAAACLEEAGFAGTQATALTLSSALEARGERLEEQVYALVRGLLAQVPSLAEGRPRQAALRVLSALALEHAQEVVCALLPSSLPPDRVAAELWRSLSRNQRVNGQVLVQLLWALKGGAGPEPEALAATRALGEMLAVSGCVGATRGFYPHLLLVLVTQLHQLARRASSPDTPKAWTPSHRGPPHSHASCAVEALKALLTGDGGRMVVTCMEQAGGWRRLVGAHTHLEGVLLLASAMVAHADHHLRGLFGNLLPRLRSADDTRRLTAMAFFTGLLQSRPTAGLLREEVILERLRAWQGDPEPTVRWLGLLGLGHLALSRGKVRHVSKLLPALLGALGEGDARLVDAALGALRRLLLRPRAPVRLLSAELGPRLPPLLDDARDSVRASAVGLLGTLVRRGRGGLQLGLRGPLRKLVLQSLVPLLLRLQDPSRDAAESSEWTLARCDHALRWGLLEEMVTVAHYDSPEALSRICHCLVQQYPSHIPSFLSQTQGYLRSPQDPLRWAAAVLLGFLVHHTSPSRVNQDLLDSLFQGGAAGPRTAGAAPPASPPPGPLAPRGSPPTPASLREQSIPAPERRGPLGLLGIRLCLTPSQPAGYLGLRQAPHCSVVHPGWGVGGAIRGRGSAPGAPGPGSRCCERAPSPSPARKSSRPRATTAT
- the MROH6 gene encoding maestro heat-like repeat-containing protein family member 6 isoform X2 — its product is MAWGVWGRARGGPVGALTLTALAEEIRANQGQPPGPSAIDPQPESELEPEAEPTGVTAIPTARPVPCSLPKVQEPAPKGLYQDPPNSWEEGALADLALYAAACLEEAGFAGTQATALTLSSALEARGERLEEQVYALVRGLLAQVPSLAEGRPRQAALRVLSALALEHAQEVVCALLPSSLPPDRVAAELWRSLSRNQRVNGQVLVQLLWALKGGAGPEPEALAATRALGEMLAVSGCVGATRGFYPHLLLVLVTQLHQLARRASSPDTPKAWTPSHRGPPHSHASCAVEALKALLTGDGGRMVVTCMEQAGGWRRLVGAHTHLEGVLLLASAMVAHADHHLRGLFGNLLPRLRSADDTRRLTAMAFFTGLLQSRPTAGLLREEVILERLRAWQGDPEPTVRWLGLLGLGHLALSRGKVRHVSKLLPALLGALGEGDARLVDAALGALRRLLLRPRAPVRLLSAELGPRLPPLLDDARDSVRASAVGLLGTLVRRGRGGLQLGLRGPLRKLVLQSLVPLLLRLQDPSRDAAESSEWTLARCDHALRWGLLEEMVTVAHYDSPEALSRICHCLVQQYPSHIPSFLSQTQGYLRSPQDPLRWAAAVLLGFLVHHTSPSRVNQDLLDSLFQDLGQLQNDPEPAVVAAAQVSAQQVALLARAQPGPRLPRLLRLGLWRRAGPHRPPPVYASSPFQPRSVVGRWGCLGSGCA